CCACACGTAGTCCCATGCAATACGCTCTTGCTCAAGTCGAATGTTCTGGCCCCACTGATGTTGTTTTATGCCTCCGTACACCGCTTGCTCGGCATCGGTCAGGAGCGGATGCGCTTCTGCAGCATGTTGTTGTTTTTCTTTGACCCACAATGTTCTGTGACTGAGTAATGTTTCCTCGTCCATGAGTACGGATTGAAGATTCGGCAAGTAGGACCTAGCGCGATTCAAAATTGCGAATCCGTGTGTATCCAAATCTCCCCAGTAGATGCACCTTGCTTTAGCAATCCATGGCAATCGAGCGAGAACATCGACGTTGTAACCCAGTCGCATAATGACGACCGTGCCGAGCATGTCAGGAAAGGCCAATCCGGTTTGAAGGTTCTCGACAATGAAAACTCTGGATACCGAAAGATTTAAGGCGGCAAGTTCATCCAATGGGGCAGAGAGGTCACCGAGGCCACCAATTTTATTTCTGATTTCCTGATCTAGAACCCTCATTCGTATTGGATATGGCAGAGGTTTCAGTCCGCAGAGCTGGAAGAAATCTCGTTCACTGGTGTATCCCTTGATCGTGGCGACGAGGTCAGACAATAGCCCCTTGCGTCCCTCAAGCCATTTGCTGTCAAGGCCGGCGATGGGTAATTGGCGTGGGTAGAGATTGGAATTCGGATTGGCAATAACCCAGTCCAGCATTGCGTAGATCCGCTTGTAATCAGCATCGCTATAGTCGGCAAGGACATCAAAATATCGAGTTATACCTAACGCCAGTGATGGCCAGCGTGTCGTGATTTCAGCGTGTCGAATGCAGGCGCACTCCCAGCGCGCGGTCTCACCAGTCCACGAGGCTACGTCGGCAGGTCCCTGCAACACTAGCTTATCGGGCAGACGTTGGGCGCCCAGTGAACGCCAACGCCGATCATTCCAAATGAGCGTGCCGACACCTCGCCAGTTTTGCCATGTAGTGACCCAAGCGCGCACGCCTTCAGGTTGCTTAAGGGCAGCCACCTCAGTTGGAATACCGAGATTGATTTCCAATGGCCAACGTGTGTTCTCGGTTTCATTGGAGGGACCGGGAACCAGCCATTCGCGGTGCTTGTTTTGGAAGCGGCGAATAAGCTCCTGTCGGACCTCGTCAGGAAGCTTCAATTGTTGACCCCTCGTGCGCATGCTCTGGAAGTTTTAGCCTTTGTCGATCATGGTCATACTCAATGAGCAAGACACCTGAAACGCGACGATCACTGATATCGACGAAACAAGCTCCGCCGATGAAAGGCTCTAGGGTCATCACAGATTTCAGTGGGGTGGCAACAATCATCTGGAAACCAAAGTTGGTAAAGATGTTCATGGCAAGGGTAGTGAATTCGTTGTCAGCTTTGTCGAAAGCCTCATCAAGCACAACTGGCGCGTACATCGGGACGCCATGTTCATTACCACCCAACTGATACCGCAGGGCTGCAGCAAGGCAGGTTGTTGCCAATTTTTGCCGTTGACCTCCCGACTTGCCTGCGCCACTCCGATAAATCTCTACTTCCACGCCACTCTCATCAATCTCGCAGCCGATGAATTCAACATGCTGGCGCACATCCAGCACTGAGTCGCGCCAGCGTTTCAGTTCCGGGTCTTGGCTTGATAGTCGTTCGACGAGTCGACGCAGTGCAATAAAACGTGACTCGGCGAATTCGCGGTCCTCACTCCAGGCATGGCTGAGCGCCTGTTGAATATCCTGCTTGAACTCTTTGACCTCAGGCAATTGCCGGTCGGTGGCATCTATGTGGAGATAAGTTTGTTGGTTTGCACTCTGATTGAATGGAACCTGGCCTAAACTGTCATTGACCAGCTCCATCCGTTCCAGAATCGCCTTTCTGGCATCGTTCAGATAGGTTGATAGTGCAGCAAGATTCTGGTGGCTTTGATTCTGGAGAAGATCAAAGAATCGCTGCTCGTAAGCTGGCAGTCCATCCGCCTCCAAACGAACCAGCTTGGCAAAGAAATCTGATGCGCTGGACAGGCTGCTGTCCATATCGCCCGCATCCATTGGCCATTGCCGCTTGAAGTCGGCGAATCGATTTTCAATAATTTTCTCGCAGCCGCTTATCCCCTGGTTATGTTCCTCGATTTCTTTGCTCAATGCCTGCACGACAGAGGTGGTGAGGCGATCAATATTTTCAAGATGAACGGCATCTGGCAGCTTGGCAAAGCGTTCATCAAGTTCTTGAGTCTGATATGGCGTCAGAGGAATAATCGTCAGGTTTTGTAGGAGAGACTCGAGTTTTTGATTGCTTTCTTGAATGTGA
Above is a window of Gallionella capsiferriformans ES-2 DNA encoding:
- a CDS encoding Wadjet anti-phage system protein JetD domain-containing protein, with translation MKLPDEVRQELIRRFQNKHREWLVPGPSNETENTRWPLEINLGIPTEVAALKQPEGVRAWVTTWQNWRGVGTLIWNDRRWRSLGAQRLPDKLVLQGPADVASWTGETARWECACIRHAEITTRWPSLALGITRYFDVLADYSDADYKRIYAMLDWVIANPNSNLYPRQLPIAGLDSKWLEGRKGLLSDLVATIKGYTSERDFFQLCGLKPLPYPIRMRVLDQEIRNKIGGLGDLSAPLDELAALNLSVSRVFIVENLQTGLAFPDMLGTVVIMRLGYNVDVLARLPWIAKARCIYWGDLDTHGFAILNRARSYLPNLQSVLMDEETLLSHRTLWVKEKQQHAAEAHPLLTDAEQAVYGGIKQHQWGQNIRLEQERIAWDYVWNSLIT